From Staphylococcus sp. M0911, a single genomic window includes:
- a CDS encoding segregation/condensation protein A, whose protein sequence is MYEVKLDAFNGPLDLLLHLIQKFEIDIYDIPMKSLTEQYMQYVHAMNQLEINVASEYLVMASELLMIKSKLLLPQSEEDVDLEEDPREDLVGRLIEYQNYKEYTEILNEMKVERDHYYTKHPTDLSHMETDESWDPSNTTDLTELIVAYQRVKNRVEINKPHSVEIKKETFTIQQATAQVTDRLKTKASFNFFSLFTFTEPIEQVVTHFLAILEMSKSGIINIEQHQNFDDINILRGVNYGVE, encoded by the coding sequence ATGTATGAAGTAAAACTGGATGCATTTAACGGTCCACTCGATTTGTTATTACATTTAATTCAAAAATTTGAAATAGACATTTATGATATTCCTATGAAGTCATTAACAGAACAGTATATGCAATATGTTCACGCAATGAACCAATTAGAAATCAACGTAGCTAGTGAATACTTGGTTATGGCTTCAGAATTACTGATGATTAAAAGTAAATTATTGTTACCACAATCAGAGGAAGATGTCGATTTAGAAGAAGATCCACGTGAAGATTTAGTCGGTAGATTAATAGAATATCAAAACTACAAAGAGTACACTGAAATCTTAAATGAAATGAAAGTAGAACGTGATCACTATTACACTAAACATCCAACTGATTTATCACATATGGAAACAGATGAATCGTGGGATCCATCGAACACGACCGATTTAACCGAATTAATAGTTGCTTATCAACGTGTTAAAAACCGAGTAGAAATCAATAAACCTCATTCCGTAGAAATTAAGAAAGAAACATTTACCATACAACAAGCTACGGCACAAGTTACGGACAGATTAAAAACAAAAGCATCCTTTAATTTCTTTAGTCTGTTTACATTTACAGAACCTATAGAACAAGTGGTGACACACTTTCTAGCTATTTTAGAAATGTCCAAATCAGGGATTATTAATATTGAACAACATCAAAACTTTGATGACATTAATATATTAAGAGGAGTGAACTACGGCGTTGAATAA
- the proC gene encoding pyrroline-5-carboxylate reductase — MKLVFYGAGNMAQAIFTGIINSNNLDPNDIYLTNKSNEAALKDFAEQLGVNYSYDDEALLKDADYVFLGTKPHDFEALADRIKDSITDSNRFISIMAGLSIDYIREQLNTNNPLARIMPNTNAQVGHSVTGISFSNNFGPKAKDEVNELINAFGSVIEVSEDHLHQVTAITGSGPAFLYHVFEQYVKAGTQLGLEKDQVEESIRNLIIGTSKMIERSDLSMEQLRKNITSKGGTTQAGLDALSQYDLVAVFEDCLSAAVNRSVELSNTDD; from the coding sequence ATGAAACTTGTATTTTATGGTGCAGGCAATATGGCACAAGCAATCTTTACAGGCATTATTAATTCTAATAATTTAGATCCTAATGATATTTATTTAACAAACAAATCGAATGAAGCGGCACTCAAAGATTTTGCGGAACAATTAGGTGTGAATTATAGCTATGATGATGAAGCATTACTTAAGGATGCTGACTACGTATTCTTAGGTACGAAACCACATGATTTCGAAGCATTAGCTGATAGAATTAAAGATTCAATCACTGATAGTAATCGTTTCATTTCAATTATGGCTGGTTTATCCATTGATTATATAAGAGAGCAATTAAATACCAATAATCCATTAGCTCGCATTATGCCTAATACTAATGCGCAAGTCGGTCATTCTGTAACAGGCATTAGCTTTTCAAATAATTTTGGTCCTAAAGCTAAAGATGAAGTAAATGAATTGATTAATGCGTTTGGTTCAGTTATAGAGGTCTCAGAAGATCACTTACATCAAGTAACGGCGATAACAGGAAGCGGACCTGCATTTTTATATCATGTATTTGAACAATATGTTAAAGCTGGTACACAATTAGGTCTAGAAAAAGATCAAGTTGAAGAATCTATTCGTAATTTAATTATTGGTACAAGTAAAATGATTGAACGTTCTGATTTAAGCATGGAACAATTAAGGAAAAATATTACATCTAAAGGCGGTACAACACAAGCTGGTTTAGATGCCCTATCTCAATATGATTTAGTTGCTGTATTTGAAGATTGTTTAAGTGCTGCAGTTAATCGTAGTGTTGAATTATCCAATACAGATGATTAA
- the scpB gene encoding SMC-Scp complex subunit ScpB, whose product MNKHGILEALLYTSGDEGLEVKQLIEILEVNEDELAELIDTYESNGLMIQRFGTTCVLTTKKDASQYIEALIEQKSKMKLSQAAMETLSIIAYNQPLTRSDIELIRGINSDGAVKTLIARGLVEAKEVHHSRSQQLITTDLFLNVFGIEKLEDLPTTQEDEEEMDAFFSNLVNQKGDTNE is encoded by the coding sequence TTGAATAAGCACGGCATATTAGAAGCATTGCTCTACACATCAGGAGACGAAGGTCTCGAAGTCAAACAATTAATCGAAATATTAGAAGTAAATGAAGATGAATTAGCAGAGTTAATTGACACTTATGAATCAAATGGTCTTATGATTCAACGATTCGGAACGACATGTGTTCTTACAACAAAAAAAGATGCCTCACAATACATCGAGGCATTAATCGAACAAAAATCTAAAATGAAATTATCACAGGCTGCAATGGAAACATTATCTATTATTGCGTATAATCAACCCTTAACTCGAAGTGATATCGAACTTATTAGAGGCATTAATTCTGATGGTGCAGTTAAAACCCTCATTGCAAGAGGCTTGGTAGAAGCTAAAGAAGTCCATCATTCACGTAGTCAACAATTAATCACGACAGACTTATTTTTAAATGTATTTGGTATAGAAAAATTAGAAGATTTACCAACCACTCAAGAAGATGAAGAAGAAATGGACGCATTCTTTAGTAACTTGGTAAATCAAAAGGGAGATACAAATGAGTAA
- the xerD gene encoding site-specific tyrosine recombinase XerD, translating into METIIEEYLKFIQIEKGLSVNTIGAYRRDLNKYKEYLTLQKISNIDFVDRQTIQECLGYLIDQGQSSKSIARFISTIRSFHQFALREKYAAKDPTVLIETPKYEKKLPDVLEVDEVIDLLNAPDLNKNNGYRDRTMLELLYATGMRVSEVIQIEVEDVNLMMGFVRVFGKGDKERIVPLGDTVIDYLTTYIETVRPQLLKQTVTNVLFLNMHGKPLSRQGIWKMIKQNGLKANINKTLTPHTLRHSFATHLLENGADLRAVQEMLGHSDISTTQLYTHVSKSQIRKMYNQYHPRA; encoded by the coding sequence ATGGAAACAATAATAGAAGAATATTTAAAATTCATTCAAATTGAGAAGGGGTTAAGTGTTAATACAATTGGTGCTTATCGTCGAGATTTGAATAAATATAAAGAATACTTAACTTTACAAAAGATTTCTAATATCGATTTTGTAGATCGTCAAACGATTCAAGAATGTTTAGGTTATTTAATCGATCAAGGTCAATCATCTAAATCTATCGCTAGATTTATTTCAACAATACGTAGTTTTCATCAATTTGCGTTACGTGAAAAATACGCTGCTAAAGATCCAACAGTATTGATAGAAACGCCAAAATATGAAAAGAAACTCCCAGATGTTTTAGAAGTCGACGAAGTCATTGACTTACTCAATGCACCGGATTTAAATAAAAACAACGGGTATCGAGATCGTACAATGCTTGAGTTATTATATGCTACAGGTATGCGTGTATCAGAAGTGATACAAATTGAAGTTGAAGATGTCAATTTAATGATGGGATTTGTTCGCGTATTTGGTAAAGGGGACAAAGAGCGCATTGTGCCATTAGGCGATACAGTGATAGATTATTTAACTACCTATATCGAAACCGTAAGACCACAATTGCTTAAGCAAACTGTGACCAATGTCTTATTCTTAAATATGCATGGCAAACCTTTATCTAGACAAGGTATATGGAAAATGATTAAACAAAATGGTCTAAAAGCTAATATTAATAAAACACTCACGCCACATACATTGAGACATTCATTTGCAACACATTTACTTGAAAATGGTGCCGATTTACGTGCCGTTCAAGAAATGCTAGGACATTCTGACATTTCAACAACACAATTATATACACATGTTTCAAAATCACAAATCAGAAAAATGTATAATCAATACCACCCTAGAGCTTAA
- a CDS encoding Fur family transcriptional regulator, whose translation MEERLNRVKQQLQQSSYKLTPQREATVRVLIENEKDHLSAEDVYLKVKDKSPEIGLATVYRTLELLAELKVLDKINFGDGVARFDLRKEGAKHFHHHLVCMECGKVEEIEEDLLPEVENRVEKEFNFKILDHRLTFHGVCSNCQAKKSEETK comes from the coding sequence GTGGAAGAACGATTAAATCGCGTGAAGCAACAATTACAACAGTCTTCATATAAATTAACTCCACAACGTGAGGCTACTGTAAGAGTTCTAATAGAAAACGAAAAAGACCATTTAAGTGCAGAGGATGTATATTTAAAAGTTAAAGACAAATCACCAGAGATCGGACTTGCTACCGTTTATCGTACCTTAGAATTATTAGCAGAATTAAAAGTATTAGATAAAATTAATTTTGGTGATGGTGTTGCCCGTTTCGATTTAAGAAAAGAAGGCGCTAAACATTTCCATCACCATTTAGTATGTATGGAATGCGGTAAAGTCGAAGAAATCGAAGAAGACTTATTGCCAGAAGTAGAAAATCGAGTTGAAAAAGAATTTAACTTTAAAATTTTAGACCATCGATTAACGTTCCATGGTGTATGTTCAAATTGCCAAGCTAAAAAAAGTGAAGAGACAAAATAA
- a CDS encoding SDR family NAD(P)-dependent oxidoreductase, translating to MIGQHYIITGGTSGLGLDIVHELIKRGTHVTILARDMQKFRQIHFGNQSSLVDVIECDLQNRQDIVNISSQIKTPIHGLIYSSGLGYFKSIASHTAEQMIETYDVNLISFNLLYNTIKPYLIKHAHIVGISSQAAFVTQSHAAHYGASKAAFNQVLNALRLEEPNLHVMSVNTGPIDTPFHQKADPSLSYFNQYRSIMIQSNQLAQRIVEGIIKEKQEINAPTWMHQMLKLYQLAPRFLEKHFSHLFNNKSNH from the coding sequence ATGATAGGGCAACACTATATTATTACAGGTGGTACAAGTGGCTTAGGATTAGATATTGTACATGAACTGATTAAAAGAGGGACTCATGTAACCATACTTGCACGTGACATGCAGAAATTTCGACAAATTCATTTCGGTAACCAATCATCTTTAGTCGATGTCATAGAATGCGATTTGCAAAATAGACAAGACATAGTCAATATTTCATCTCAAATTAAAACACCGATACACGGATTGATATATAGTTCTGGATTAGGTTATTTTAAATCTATTGCATCGCATACAGCAGAACAAATGATCGAAACATACGATGTTAACTTAATTAGTTTCAATTTACTATACAATACGATAAAGCCATATTTAATAAAACATGCGCATATTGTGGGCATATCAAGTCAAGCTGCATTTGTAACACAGTCTCACGCTGCTCACTATGGTGCATCTAAAGCTGCTTTTAATCAAGTTCTCAACGCACTACGATTAGAAGAACCCAATTTACACGTTATGTCAGTGAATACAGGCCCAATTGATACACCATTTCACCAGAAAGCAGATCCTTCCTTATCATATTTTAACCAGTATCGTTCGATAATGATTCAATCCAACCAACTCGCACAACGTATCGTAGAAGGTATTATTAAAGAAAAGCAAGAAATCAATGCCCCAACATGGATGCACCAAATGTTAAAGTTATATCAGTTAGCACCTAGATTTTTAGAAAAACACTTCTCTCACTTGTTTAATAACAAAAGCAATCATTAA
- a CDS encoding aldo/keto reductase — translation MQKNILKSGIEISELGLGCMSLDTDYKTAQPIIESAIENGITYFDTADMYDQGINEEIVGKALKQYQNRDDIVIGTKVGNRLTEDGNITWDPSKKHIKEGVKGSLQRLGLDYIDLYQLHGGTIDDPLDETISAFDELKQEGLIRAYGISSIRPNVIDYYLKHSQIETLMSQFNLIDNRPESLLDDVHEKQIKVLARGPVFKGLLTSNSNEALDKKFADGIFDYTQDELGETIASVKEIESNLTALSFNYLKSHDALGSIIVGASSVEQLEENVKNYYKDVSLDQIKASRERVKDLQYTQHLK, via the coding sequence ATGCAAAAAAATATCTTAAAAAGTGGTATAGAAATTTCTGAGTTAGGTTTAGGTTGTATGAGTTTAGATACTGATTATAAAACTGCACAACCAATCATAGAAAGTGCTATTGAAAATGGTATTACTTATTTTGATACAGCTGATATGTATGATCAAGGTATTAATGAAGAAATCGTTGGTAAAGCATTAAAACAATATCAAAATCGTGATGACATTGTTATAGGTACTAAAGTTGGTAATCGTTTGACTGAAGATGGCAATATTACTTGGGACCCTTCAAAGAAACACATTAAAGAAGGTGTGAAAGGATCATTACAACGTTTAGGGTTAGATTATATTGATTTATATCAATTACATGGTGGTACAATTGATGATCCTTTAGATGAAACAATTAGTGCGTTTGATGAATTAAAACAAGAAGGACTTATTCGTGCATATGGTATTTCATCTATTCGTCCCAACGTGATTGATTATTATTTAAAACATAGTCAAATTGAAACATTAATGTCTCAATTTAACTTAATTGATAATCGACCTGAAAGCTTATTGGATGACGTTCATGAAAAACAAATTAAAGTATTAGCACGTGGTCCAGTATTTAAAGGTTTATTAACGTCTAATAGTAACGAAGCATTAGATAAAAAGTTCGCTGATGGTATATTCGACTATACACAAGATGAATTAGGTGAAACCATTGCTTCTGTTAAAGAAATCGAAAGTAATCTAACTGCCCTTTCATTTAATTATCTCAAATCACATGACGCGTTAGGTTCTATCATCGTAGGTGCAAGTAGCGTAGAACAACTAGAAGAAAATGTTAAAAATTATTATAAAGATGTAAGCTTAGATCAAATTAAAGCCTCTAGAGAACGCGTTAAAGATTTACAATATACGCAACATTTAAAATAA
- a CDS encoding DUF309 domain-containing protein yields the protein MEQALIQFYYYFHTRQHYFLCHDILEEAWKENDNFSKQDAIVSLILCATACYHFRRSNFKGAYKSFSKAKQVIKNANKQDQSQLHLNIQRYLEILDEQMTCVAQQQPFEPIQLPINADMLNRIQCHYSDYHFVSSPILNDDIVHHHLLRDRSDVVLARQMALKDKRYQRIQLDNNKNQ from the coding sequence ATGGAACAAGCATTAATTCAATTTTATTACTACTTTCATACTAGGCAACACTATTTTTTATGTCATGACATACTAGAAGAAGCTTGGAAGGAAAATGACAACTTTAGTAAACAAGATGCTATCGTGAGTTTGATTTTATGTGCGACAGCTTGCTATCACTTTCGTCGTAGCAATTTTAAAGGAGCTTATAAATCTTTCTCCAAAGCAAAACAAGTGATTAAAAATGCTAATAAACAAGATCAATCGCAATTACATTTGAATATTCAACGATATTTAGAGATACTTGACGAACAAATGACATGCGTAGCACAACAACAACCTTTTGAACCTATTCAATTGCCAATTAATGCTGACATGTTGAATCGAATTCAATGTCATTATTCAGATTATCATTTTGTTTCATCACCTATTTTAAATGATGATATTGTTCATCACCATTTATTAAGAGACCGAAGTGATGTTGTTTTAGCACGCCAAATGGCATTAAAGGATAAACGGTATCAAAGAATTCAATTAGATAATAATAAAAACCAATGA
- a CDS encoding pseudouridine synthase, which produces MSKELERLQKRIASSGYTSRRKAETLITDGKVKVNGHVVTELGTKVSNSDTVEVEGIKLEQEDKIYILFNKPAQVITSVSDDRGRKVVTDYFKDIETRIYPVGRLDYDTSGLLLLTNDGEFTNLMTHPRYHIKKKYVAKLKGYLMREEVKALEKGIELEDGFTQPAQVKVKNQDKDKNTTLVEITISEGRNRQVRRMFEHFGHQVSKLTRIQFGPLDLKGLNAGEGRVLTPHEVKTIRHLAENGND; this is translated from the coding sequence ATGAGTAAAGAATTAGAAAGATTACAAAAAAGAATTGCAAGTAGTGGTTATACATCACGTCGTAAAGCAGAAACATTAATTACTGATGGCAAAGTAAAAGTTAACGGACATGTCGTCACTGAACTGGGTACAAAAGTTTCAAATTCAGATACTGTAGAAGTTGAAGGTATCAAATTAGAGCAAGAAGATAAAATTTATATTTTATTTAATAAACCTGCACAAGTAATTACAAGTGTATCGGATGATCGTGGCCGTAAAGTTGTGACTGATTACTTTAAAGATATCGAAACACGTATTTATCCTGTAGGTCGATTAGATTACGATACATCTGGATTATTATTATTAACGAATGATGGTGAATTCACTAATTTAATGACGCACCCTAGATACCATATTAAAAAGAAATATGTTGCTAAGCTTAAAGGATATTTAATGAGAGAAGAAGTTAAAGCTTTAGAAAAAGGAATCGAACTAGAAGATGGTTTCACGCAACCTGCTCAAGTAAAAGTGAAAAACCAAGACAAAGATAAAAATACGACGCTCGTTGAAATTACGATTAGTGAAGGTAGAAATAGACAAGTACGTCGTATGTTCGAACATTTTGGTCACCAAGTTAGTAAATTAACGCGTATCCAATTTGGTCCACTTGATTTAAAAGGCTTGAATGCAGGTGAAGGTCGTGTACTCACACCTCATGAAGTAAAAACGATTCGCCATTTAGCAGAAAATGGTAATGATTAA
- a CDS encoding response regulator transcription factor yields the protein MTNEILIVDDEDRIRRLLKLYLERESFETHEARDGKEAYQLAMENDYACILLDLMLPEMDGIEVATQLREHKDTPIIMLTAKGEETNRVEGFESGADDYIVKPFSPREVVLRVKALLRRTQTTTPEQSEPHARDVIEFNHLVIDNDAHRVLADNEQVNLTPKEYELLIYLAKTPNKVFDREQLLKEVWHYEFYGDLRTVDTHVKRLREKLNKVSSDAAHMIQTVWGVGYKFEVNTNDEPAK from the coding sequence ATGACGAATGAAATACTTATCGTTGATGACGAAGACAGAATCAGAAGATTACTTAAACTATACCTAGAAAGAGAATCTTTTGAAACACATGAAGCAAGAGATGGTAAAGAAGCTTATCAACTTGCTATGGAAAATGACTATGCGTGCATTCTTTTAGACTTAATGTTGCCAGAAATGGACGGTATCGAAGTAGCCACTCAATTAAGAGAGCATAAAGATACACCTATTATTATGCTCACTGCAAAAGGCGAAGAGACGAATCGTGTCGAAGGGTTTGAATCAGGTGCCGATGACTATATCGTTAAACCATTCTCTCCAAGAGAAGTCGTTTTAAGAGTCAAAGCATTATTAAGAAGAACGCAAACAACAACACCTGAACAAAGTGAACCTCATGCAAGAGACGTAATTGAGTTCAATCACTTAGTGATAGATAATGATGCGCATAGAGTATTAGCTGATAATGAACAGGTTAATTTAACACCAAAAGAATATGAACTATTAATTTATTTAGCTAAAACTCCTAATAAAGTATTTGATCGTGAACAATTATTAAAAGAAGTTTGGCATTATGAATTTTATGGCGATTTACGTACGGTGGATACGCACGTAAAAAGATTAAGAGAGAAACTCAACAAAGTATCGAGTGATGCAGCTCACATGATACAAACTGTTTGGGGCGTCGGTTATAAATTTGAGGTTAATACAAACGATGAACCGGCTAAATAG
- the zwf gene encoding glucose-6-phosphate dehydrogenase: MSTKQKHIPCLITIFGATGDLSHRKLFPSIFHLFQQDNLDEHIAIIGIGRRDISNDMFREQVKASIQSHVKETHKIDEFMEHVFYHKHDVSDEESYQSLLEFSNQLDTQFGLKGNRLFYLAMAPQFFGVISDYLKSSGLTNTSGFKRLVIEKPFGSDLKSAESLNNQIRRSFKEEEIYRIDHYLGKDMVQNIEVLRFANAMFEPLWNNKYISNIQVTSSEVLGVEDRGGYYESSGALKDMVQNHMLQMVALLAMEAPISLNSEDIRAEKVKVLKSLRQLRPQDVRKNFVRGQYDRGVIEGQEVKSYREEDRVAEDSITPTFVSGKLTIDNFRWAGVPFYIRTGKRMKSKTIQVVVEFKEVPMNLYYQTDKLLDSNLLVINIQPNEGVSLHLNAKKNIQGIDTEPVQLSYAMGAQDKMNTVDAYENLLFDCLKGDATNFTHWEELKSTWKFVDAIQEQWNMVEPDFPNYTSGTNGPLESDLLLSRDGNHWWDDIQ, from the coding sequence TTGAGTACAAAACAAAAACATATACCTTGTTTAATTACAATTTTCGGAGCAACTGGTGATTTAAGTCATCGAAAATTGTTCCCGTCCATTTTCCACCTTTTTCAACAAGATAACTTAGATGAACATATTGCTATTATTGGAATTGGTCGCCGTGATATTAGTAACGATATGTTCCGTGAGCAAGTTAAAGCGTCAATCCAATCACATGTTAAAGAAACACATAAAATTGATGAATTCATGGAACATGTGTTTTATCACAAGCATGATGTAAGTGACGAAGAAAGTTATCAATCATTATTAGAGTTTAGTAATCAGTTAGATACTCAATTCGGTTTAAAAGGTAATCGTCTGTTCTATCTTGCTATGGCACCACAATTCTTTGGTGTTATCTCAGATTATTTAAAATCTTCTGGCTTAACTAATACCTCAGGCTTTAAACGCCTAGTTATAGAAAAACCATTTGGCAGTGACTTGAAATCAGCTGAATCATTAAATAATCAAATAAGACGTTCATTTAAAGAAGAAGAAATTTATCGTATCGATCATTATTTAGGAAAAGATATGGTTCAAAATATTGAAGTGCTACGTTTTGCTAATGCCATGTTCGAACCGCTATGGAATAATAAATACATTTCTAATATCCAAGTTACATCCTCTGAAGTTTTAGGTGTGGAAGATCGTGGTGGTTATTATGAATCTAGCGGTGCATTAAAAGATATGGTTCAAAACCATATGTTACAAATGGTTGCTTTATTAGCAATGGAAGCCCCTATTAGCTTAAATAGTGAAGATATTAGAGCTGAAAAGGTTAAAGTATTAAAATCTTTACGTCAATTACGTCCGCAAGATGTGAGAAAGAACTTTGTTCGTGGACAATATGATCGAGGTGTCATTGAAGGACAAGAAGTGAAATCATATCGTGAAGAAGATCGAGTTGCTGAAGATTCAATAACACCTACGTTTGTGTCTGGTAAATTAACAATTGATAATTTTAGATGGGCAGGTGTACCATTCTATATTCGAACTGGTAAACGAATGAAGTCTAAAACGATTCAAGTGGTAGTTGAATTTAAAGAAGTACCTATGAACTTATATTATCAAACAGATAAATTACTAGATTCTAATTTATTAGTCATTAATATTCAACCAAATGAAGGTGTATCACTTCACTTAAATGCTAAGAAAAATATTCAAGGTATTGATACTGAACCAGTACAATTATCATATGCAATGGGAGCACAAGATAAAATGAATACTGTCGACGCATATGAAAATCTATTATTTGATTGTCTTAAAGGTGATGCTACTAACTTTACACATTGGGAAGAATTAAAATCAACTTGGAAATTTGTTGATGCGATTCAAGAACAATGGAATATGGTAGAACCAGACTTCCCTAACTATACATCTGGCACAAACGGTCCGTTAGAAAGCGACTTGTTATTAAGTAGAGATGGTAATCACTGGTGGGACGATATTCAATAA
- the rnz gene encoding ribonuclease Z, which produces MEVTFFGTSAGLPTKERNTQAIALNLEPYSNSIWLFDVGEGTQHQILHHSIKLGKVDHIFITHMHGDHIFGLPGLLTSRSFQGGENKPLTLIGPKGIQKYIETTLTLSESHLNYPITYIEIDESLNYHHDGFTVQAEMLNHGIISYGYRIETPTTPGTIDVDALKAIGLEPGPKYQEVKTNNTFEFNGKIYQSDEFKGEAKSGPVVAIFGDTKPCPNEHIIANDADIMVHEATYIEGEKTLANSYHHSHIDDVFDLIRQSNVKHSLITHMSNRYTKEEIENIYQELKALPDTPDFTFVNDFDSFKI; this is translated from the coding sequence ATGGAAGTCACATTTTTCGGTACTAGCGCTGGACTACCAACTAAAGAGAGAAACACACAAGCAATTGCATTAAATCTTGAACCTTATTCTAATTCAATATGGCTTTTTGATGTAGGTGAAGGAACACAACATCAAATTCTTCATCATTCGATTAAATTAGGTAAAGTCGATCATATATTTATTACACATATGCATGGTGATCATATTTTTGGACTTCCAGGATTACTAACTAGCAGATCCTTTCAAGGTGGAGAAAACAAACCTCTCACACTCATCGGACCTAAGGGTATTCAAAAATATATTGAAACCACATTAACTTTATCAGAATCACATCTCAATTATCCAATTACATACATAGAGATAGACGAATCCTTAAATTATCATCATGATGGCTTTACAGTACAAGCTGAAATGTTAAATCATGGTATTATATCTTATGGTTATCGTATAGAGACACCAACAACACCAGGTACTATTGATGTAGATGCACTAAAAGCAATTGGACTTGAACCTGGACCTAAATATCAGGAAGTAAAAACAAATAATACCTTTGAATTTAATGGGAAAATTTATCAGTCTGATGAATTCAAAGGAGAAGCGAAGTCCGGCCCAGTTGTTGCTATATTTGGTGACACAAAGCCATGTCCTAATGAACATATTATAGCAAATGATGCCGATATTATGGTTCATGAAGCCACTTATATAGAAGGTGAAAAAACGCTAGCCAATAGTTATCATCATAGTCATATCGATGATGTGTTCGATTTAATTCGTCAATCAAATGTCAAACATAGCTTAATCACGCATATGAGTAATCGATATACTAAAGAAGAAATCGAAAATATATACCAAGAACTTAAAGCATTACCAGATACACCAGATTTTACTTTCGTTAATGACTTTGATTCTTTTAAAATTTAA
- a CDS encoding NUDIX hydrolase has product MEFNEKTIDRTVIYNGKIVDLEIHDVELPDGRTSKRELIYHNGAVAVCAVTPENEVLLVKQFRKPAEKPLLEIPAGKLEKNEEREEAAKRELEEETGYIAKNLQFVTHMYGSPGFSNEKLTIYFADQLEIGQMNLDDDEFVEVHKFSIEEIKQALQNAEIEDAKTIIALQHLLLNYNHSK; this is encoded by the coding sequence ATGGAATTTAACGAAAAAACGATAGATAGAACAGTAATTTATAATGGAAAAATAGTTGATTTAGAAATCCATGATGTAGAACTACCCGATGGACGCACATCTAAACGTGAACTTATATATCACAATGGCGCAGTGGCAGTATGTGCCGTAACACCTGAGAATGAAGTCCTTTTAGTTAAGCAATTTAGAAAGCCCGCTGAAAAACCATTATTAGAAATTCCTGCTGGGAAATTAGAGAAAAATGAGGAACGAGAAGAAGCTGCTAAAAGAGAATTAGAAGAAGAAACTGGATATATTGCGAAAAACTTACAATTTGTGACACATATGTATGGTTCTCCAGGCTTTTCAAATGAGAAACTGACAATTTATTTTGCTGATCAATTAGAAATAGGGCAAATGAATCTTGATGACGATGAATTTGTAGAAGTCCATAAATTCTCAATTGAGGAAATCAAACAAGCACTTCAAAATGCAGAAATTGAAGACGCGAAGACAATTATTGCGCTTCAGCATCTATTATTAAATTATAATCATTCTAAATAA